A single Paenibacillus sp. FSL R5-0517 DNA region contains:
- a CDS encoding Imm63 family immunity protein, protein MRPKWDGVPYVECGKDTYIVRIYERGLVSLEKRVKQPEEVIYWLLEDIIFTATHVGLLERHGFDNKRTHLNYTDEVMKELNRGVHEAFQQIGDPYLHWYQTGKRQELERLE, encoded by the coding sequence ATGAGACCAAAATGGGACGGTGTACCCTATGTGGAGTGTGGAAAAGATACGTATATCGTTCGAATATACGAACGTGGTCTCGTCTCGTTAGAGAAACGAGTAAAACAGCCGGAGGAAGTCATCTATTGGCTGCTGGAGGATATTATTTTCACCGCGACGCATGTAGGGTTGTTGGAAAGACATGGTTTCGATAATAAACGGACGCATTTGAACTATACAGATGAAGTGATGAAGGAACTGAACAGGGGTGTTCATGAAGCTTTCCAGCAAATCGGTGATCCGTATTTACATTGGTATCAGACGGGTAAACGTCAGGAATTAGAGCGTTTGGAATAA